A window of Rufibacter sp. LB8 contains these coding sequences:
- a CDS encoding recombinase family protein: MRDLKDIVVYYRVSTKRQGESGLGLEAQRTYVKHFYSQEPIKEFVETVSGKEITNRPMLLEAIKLCKQRNATLVVAKVDRLSRTTEQALQIYAELEERLESCDMPNLDKFSLTLFMAIADRERQLISLRTKAALDEKRKIHGEWRKPSEAFRSGKASPAGIVAIKGKAKSNLNNRKAQALVKSLRDFQNLTWREIADELNKGAFKTSKGGTFQATQAMRLYKSAQ, from the coding sequence ATGAGAGATTTAAAGGATATAGTTGTCTACTACAGAGTATCAACCAAGAGACAAGGTGAAAGCGGTCTAGGCTTAGAGGCACAACGTACTTACGTTAAACACTTTTACTCTCAAGAACCAATCAAAGAATTTGTTGAAACGGTAAGTGGCAAAGAGATAACCAACAGACCAATGCTGTTAGAAGCTATCAAATTATGTAAGCAACGCAATGCTACCTTGGTGGTTGCGAAAGTAGACCGTTTATCTAGAACAACAGAACAAGCCTTACAAATCTATGCGGAACTGGAAGAGCGCTTGGAGAGCTGTGACATGCCTAACCTTGATAAATTTTCCTTGACCTTGTTCATGGCGATAGCCGACAGAGAACGTCAACTTATAAGCTTACGCACCAAAGCAGCCCTTGACGAAAAGAGAAAAATACACGGTGAATGGAGAAAACCATCTGAAGCCTTCAGGAGTGGCAAGGCATCACCAGCAGGAATCGTAGCAATAAAGGGAAAAGCAAAATCAAACCTTAACAACAGAAAAGCCCAAGCATTGGTAAAATCATTACGGGACTTCCAAAACCTTACTTGGAGAGAAATTGCAGATGAACTAAATAAAGGAGCTTTTAAGACTAGCAAGGGTGGCACCTTCCAAGCTACTCAAGCAATGAGATTATACAAGAGTGCCCAGTAA
- a CDS encoding metalloregulator ArsR/SmtB family transcription factor, with translation MADSLHHVANTLNLAGNEVRFKILFLLKEEGELCPCDISDILAMTVPAVSQHLRKLKEGNLVNTKKVAQTVYYSLAPEAELHLHPHLAFITQTKVDKVL, from the coding sequence TTGGCCGACTCATTGCACCATGTTGCAAACACCTTGAACCTAGCAGGGAATGAAGTTCGCTTTAAAATACTTTTTCTTCTAAAAGAAGAAGGTGAACTGTGTCCATGCGATATAAGTGATATTCTGGCAATGACCGTTCCAGCTGTGTCACAACACCTGCGGAAGTTAAAGGAAGGCAACCTCGTTAACACTAAAAAGGTAGCCCAAACAGTGTACTACTCCCTTGCGCCTGAAGCAGAATTGCACCTGCATCCGCATTTAGCATTTATCACCCAAACAAAAGTTGATAAGGTTTTATGA
- the merTP gene encoding mercuric transport protein MerTP has translation MKQKRVSLRSQDASEGKVWLGTGLLAALAASMCCITPLLALVAGTSGVAASFSWLEPLRPFLIGLTILVLGFAWYKNLNPAVKPDCDCDLTSKPKFMQTKLFLSIITMFAVAMLAFPSYAHVFYSQAPVQQVGAKKGSVQAVELKITGMTCSACEGHVNGEVNKLKGIQKVETSYANGNTTVWFDKTITDVKQIENAVKATGYKVTAINKK, from the coding sequence ATGAAACAAAAACGAGTCTCTTTAAGAAGTCAGGATGCGTCAGAAGGGAAGGTTTGGTTGGGAACTGGTTTGCTTGCAGCGTTAGCGGCTTCAATGTGTTGTATTACGCCACTGCTTGCTTTGGTAGCTGGAACTAGTGGTGTTGCCGCCTCTTTTTCATGGCTTGAGCCATTAAGACCTTTCTTGATTGGCTTAACCATACTTGTATTAGGGTTTGCTTGGTACAAAAATCTTAACCCAGCTGTAAAACCTGATTGTGATTGTGATTTAACCTCAAAACCTAAATTTATGCAAACCAAATTATTCCTGTCTATCATTACCATGTTTGCCGTTGCTATGCTGGCTTTCCCATCTTATGCCCATGTTTTCTATTCCCAAGCGCCAGTACAACAGGTTGGTGCTAAGAAAGGAAGTGTTCAGGCTGTTGAGTTAAAGATAACTGGCATGACTTGTAGTGCCTGTGAAGGACACGTTAACGGTGAGGTAAATAAACTGAAAGGTATTCAGAAAGTGGAAACCTCTTATGCAAATGGCAATACAACTGTTTGGTTTGATAAGACCATAACAGATGTAAAACAGATAGAAAATGCGGTAAAAGCTACTGGATATAAAGTGACTGCAATCAATAAAAAGTAG
- a CDS encoding DpnI domain-containing protein: MSTVILVSKITCPNCGHQKEEQMPTDACQYFYQCDHCKEVLKPKLGDCCVFCSYATVPCPPIQEGSSCCG, from the coding sequence ATGTCAACAGTTATACTTGTATCGAAGATTACATGTCCTAATTGTGGACATCAAAAAGAAGAGCAGATGCCTACGGATGCCTGTCAGTATTTTTACCAATGTGACCACTGTAAGGAAGTATTGAAGCCTAAGCTTGGAGACTGTTGCGTCTTTTGTAGTTACGCCACCGTTCCATGTCCACCAATCCAAGAAGGTAGTAGTTGCTGTGGATAG
- a CDS encoding GAF domain-containing protein, protein MDNTFGLPIIPANEQDRLAKLRSYDILDTYQEEGPFKHIAAMASRMFNVPIALINLVEKDYVVTRQAVGMEPGTQVPRGTSLCSLAILRDHSTVFENALEEPCLLSNPLVTGDFNLRFYAAAPLTTADGYNIGALCLVDKEPRTFTEVDQKILENLASVVMDEIQRGNQS, encoded by the coding sequence ATGGACAATACCTTCGGATTACCTATCATACCAGCCAATGAACAAGACCGCCTGGCCAAACTCAGAAGCTATGACATTCTAGATACTTACCAGGAAGAAGGCCCTTTCAAGCACATTGCGGCCATGGCCTCGCGCATGTTCAACGTGCCTATTGCTTTGATCAACCTGGTGGAGAAAGACTACGTTGTGACCAGGCAAGCCGTGGGCATGGAGCCGGGCACCCAGGTTCCCAGAGGCACCAGCCTGTGCTCGCTGGCCATTTTGCGGGACCATTCCACGGTTTTTGAGAATGCCCTGGAGGAACCTTGCCTGTTGTCTAACCCTTTGGTCACCGGTGATTTCAACTTGCGGTTTTACGCTGCCGCTCCGCTCACTACCGCCGACGGCTATAACATTGGCGCCCTCTGCCTGGTAGACAAAGAGCCCCGCACCTTCACTGAAGTTGACCAGAAAATACTGGAGAACCTGGCCTCAGTGGTCATGGATGAAATTCAACGCGGCAACCAATCTTGA
- a CDS encoding T9SS type A sorting domain-containing protein has protein sequence MKNLYCSVFALFMLLSASPIEANAQQLAFPGAEGFGKYASGGRGGKVVEVSNLNDSGPGSFRQAFLEFPGEPITIVFKVGGVIRLESQIKVNRSHITIAGQTAPGDGIVLTGHSFIINGARAVSQGGNHGNIIIRYLRSRPGYVGPTGVYGFDMENCQNVMVDHCSFSWANEENAAMYDTKNTTVQWSIVSEGLYNAGHAKGVRSYGGVWGGQYASYHHNLIAHNVSRTIRFNGARAHDTIALIDYRNNVIYNWGSTSAAYGGEVEITNGKSQVNMVNNYYKKGPATSSTLRFFQASYNADIAKGIGEWYVAGNVMEGNATLNADNWAGVDVSKIPTADRAKMKALTPFAVTAALPEQSAEDAYQAVLAGAGAIIPARDAVDARVVEETRTGTATGMGSYAKAGIIDAPSAVGGLPTYAAATAPADTDHDGMPDAWEISKGLNPNDPEDRNADLDNDGYTNLEMYLNQAATLLSSRTERSHSMKVYPVPTNSHLVLDLGLPAKPQAVVTVVDLTGKEVFRKTVSPAFETGYEVNVASLKKGIYLVRVTMGDKILTHRLVKE, from the coding sequence ATGAAAAACCTTTACTGTTCTGTTTTCGCCTTATTCATGCTGCTTTCGGCTTCGCCTATTGAAGCAAATGCCCAGCAACTCGCATTTCCAGGCGCTGAGGGTTTCGGCAAATATGCCTCCGGTGGCCGTGGCGGCAAGGTAGTGGAAGTCTCCAACCTGAATGACTCCGGCCCCGGCAGCTTTCGGCAGGCCTTTCTGGAGTTCCCCGGTGAGCCCATCACCATTGTGTTCAAAGTGGGTGGCGTGATTAGGCTGGAGTCCCAGATAAAAGTAAACCGCTCCCACATCACCATTGCGGGCCAGACCGCCCCCGGCGACGGCATTGTGCTCACCGGCCATTCGTTTATCATCAACGGCGCGCGGGCGGTCAGCCAGGGCGGTAACCACGGCAACATCATCATCCGGTACCTGCGGTCACGGCCAGGGTACGTGGGGCCCACCGGCGTGTACGGTTTTGACATGGAGAACTGCCAGAACGTGATGGTGGACCATTGCTCGTTCAGTTGGGCCAATGAAGAGAACGCCGCCATGTATGACACCAAGAACACCACCGTGCAGTGGTCAATTGTGAGCGAAGGTTTGTACAATGCGGGCCATGCCAAGGGGGTGCGGTCTTACGGCGGCGTGTGGGGCGGGCAGTACGCCTCTTACCATCACAATCTTATTGCGCACAACGTGAGCCGTACCATCAGGTTCAACGGAGCCCGCGCCCATGACACCATTGCCCTTATTGATTACCGCAACAACGTGATTTACAACTGGGGCAGCACCAGTGCCGCGTATGGCGGGGAAGTGGAAATTACCAACGGCAAATCACAGGTGAACATGGTGAACAACTACTACAAAAAAGGACCCGCCACGTCCAGCACGCTGCGGTTTTTTCAGGCGAGTTACAACGCAGACATCGCCAAAGGTATTGGGGAATGGTACGTGGCCGGCAACGTGATGGAAGGCAACGCCACCCTCAACGCCGACAACTGGGCCGGGGTGGATGTAAGCAAAATTCCGACCGCAGACCGCGCCAAGATGAAAGCACTGACCCCGTTTGCCGTGACGGCGGCCTTGCCGGAGCAATCGGCGGAAGACGCATACCAGGCGGTTTTGGCCGGCGCTGGGGCCATTATTCCGGCACGTGACGCCGTAGACGCCCGCGTGGTGGAGGAAACCCGCACGGGTACGGCCACAGGCATGGGCTCGTATGCCAAGGCTGGCATCATTGACGCGCCCTCGGCGGTAGGCGGCCTGCCTACCTACGCCGCAGCCACCGCGCCAGCAGACACTGACCATGACGGCATGCCCGATGCCTGGGAAATAAGCAAGGGCCTCAACCCCAACGACCCCGAAGACCGCAACGCAGACCTGGACAACGACGGCTACACCAACCTGGAGATGTATTTGAACCAGGCCGCCACTTTGCTGTCTTCGCGTACTGAGCGCTCCCATTCCATGAAGGTGTACCCCGTACCAACCAATTCCCATCTGGTGCTGGACCTGGGCTTGCCGGCCAAACCGCAGGCAGTAGTTACCGTGGTGGATCTCACCGGCAAAGAAGTGTTCCGTAAAACTGTTTCGCCAGCTTTTGAAACTGGCTATGAAGTGAACGTGGCCTCGCTTAAAAAAGGAATCTACCTGGTGCGCGTAACCATGGGAGACAAAATCCTGACCCACCGCCTAGTGAAGGAATAA
- a CDS encoding DUF4890 domain-containing protein, whose amino-acid sequence MKKLAAMIALGVMVAGTSFAQTAPKKDRQHRTERAGQVKGDRQMKSPAERAAKRTEMLTKKYNLSADQQAKLQALYLRQQSERPMTRGQRGQGEQISQAQRQAMKAKHDQYNQELRSILTPQQYAQYEADRQTKGNGEHRGKKKGFPKKMGERSQDKKS is encoded by the coding sequence ATGAAAAAGTTAGCAGCAATGATCGCGTTAGGAGTAATGGTAGCAGGAACTTCGTTCGCCCAGACAGCCCCTAAAAAAGACAGACAGCACAGAACAGAGCGGGCCGGCCAGGTAAAAGGCGACCGTCAGATGAAAAGCCCGGCAGAAAGAGCCGCCAAGAGGACGGAGATGCTGACCAAGAAGTACAACCTCTCGGCTGATCAGCAAGCCAAGTTGCAGGCCTTGTACCTGCGCCAGCAAAGCGAAAGACCCATGACCCGCGGACAGCGTGGCCAAGGCGAGCAAATCAGCCAGGCGCAGCGTCAGGCCATGAAAGCCAAGCATGACCAGTACAACCAGGAATTGAGAAGCATTTTGACTCCGCAGCAGTACGCCCAGTATGAAGCCGACCGCCAGACAAAAGGCAACGGAGAGCACAGAGGCAAGAAAAAAGGCTTCCCTAAGAAAATGGGCGAGAGAAGCCAAGACAAAAAAAGCTAA
- a CDS encoding serine hydrolase, which yields MKTGNVRAVWLLCLLCMMALMPACQLSRFVFYNFADITDHKIFPARPLTASPTPFRFQTTASPKAPKKIVPPDGPEMDIDAFLAQNKTVAFLIIKNDTLQYEKYFNGYEQSSVVASFSMAKSVTSMLIGCALEDGFIKSIDEPMTNYLPELKKNGLEKVTIKHLLQMTAGINFNESYVNPFGDAASFYYGRHLRKYIREMKPKSAPGQEFDYVSGSTQLLGAVLEQALPNKNVTQYLQQKIWAPLQMEYDASWSLDKKHEGLEKTFCCLNARARDFAKLGRLYLKQGNWQGKQVVPQAWVKESTKVDTSNGSAWHYQYQWWLPSKSGDYMMQGILGQFVYVNPAKDLIIVRLGEDHGNANWPHIFMTIAASY from the coding sequence ATGAAAACCGGGAATGTGCGGGCCGTCTGGCTTTTGTGTCTGTTGTGTATGATGGCCTTGATGCCGGCCTGCCAGCTAAGCCGATTTGTGTTTTACAACTTCGCTGATATCACTGACCACAAGATTTTCCCGGCGCGCCCGCTCACGGCCAGCCCCACGCCGTTCAGGTTTCAAACCACAGCTTCGCCCAAAGCACCCAAGAAAATCGTCCCCCCCGACGGCCCGGAAATGGATATAGACGCGTTTTTGGCCCAGAACAAAACCGTGGCGTTCCTGATCATCAAGAATGACACCCTTCAGTATGAAAAATACTTTAACGGCTATGAACAGAGCAGCGTGGTGGCCTCCTTTTCCATGGCCAAATCAGTAACGTCTATGCTCATTGGGTGCGCGCTGGAAGACGGTTTCATCAAATCTATTGACGAACCGATGACCAATTACCTGCCCGAGCTCAAGAAAAACGGACTGGAGAAGGTCACCATCAAACACCTGTTGCAGATGACCGCCGGCATTAACTTCAATGAAAGTTACGTGAACCCGTTTGGGGACGCGGCCAGCTTTTACTACGGTAGGCATTTGCGCAAATACATTAGGGAAATGAAACCCAAATCAGCGCCAGGCCAGGAGTTTGACTACGTTTCGGGGAGTACGCAGCTGCTGGGCGCGGTGCTGGAACAGGCCCTGCCCAACAAAAACGTGACGCAGTATTTACAGCAGAAAATCTGGGCCCCGCTGCAGATGGAATATGACGCCAGCTGGAGCTTAGATAAAAAGCATGAGGGCCTGGAGAAAACCTTCTGCTGCCTGAACGCCCGCGCCCGCGACTTCGCCAAACTGGGAAGACTTTACCTCAAGCAAGGCAACTGGCAAGGAAAACAGGTGGTGCCCCAGGCATGGGTCAAAGAGTCCACCAAAGTAGACACCTCCAACGGCAGCGCCTGGCACTACCAATACCAGTGGTGGCTCCCCAGCAAGTCTGGCGATTACATGATGCAGGGCATTCTGGGGCAGTTTGTGTACGTGAACCCCGCCAAAGACCTGATCATAGTGCGCCTGGGCGAAGACCACGGTAACGCCAATTGGCCCCACATTTTCATGACCATTGCCGCCTCTTACTAG
- a CDS encoding endonuclease domain-containing protein: MPNKIIPYRQDLKEKAKHMRKNSTLSEVLLWQEIKDRKLGFQFHRQVPMLTYIVDFYSHELQLAIEVDGDSHDEKVDYDSHREEELKAYGVRILRFEDIDVKRRIGYVLDEIFHWIEENKNKCSPV; encoded by the coding sequence ATGCCCAACAAAATCATTCCATACCGGCAAGACCTCAAAGAAAAAGCGAAACACATGCGCAAGAACAGCACCTTGTCTGAGGTTTTACTTTGGCAGGAAATCAAGGACAGAAAACTGGGATTCCAATTTCACCGACAGGTACCAATGCTCACCTACATCGTAGATTTCTACAGCCACGAATTGCAATTAGCCATTGAAGTGGACGGTGACAGCCATGATGAAAAAGTGGATTACGATTCCCACCGGGAGGAGGAATTGAAAGCGTATGGTGTGAGAATTCTCAGGTTTGAAGATATTGATGTAAAGCGAAGAATTGGGTATGTGCTAGACGAAATTTTCCATTGGATTGAAGAGAACAAGAATAAATGCTCTCCTGTGTAA
- a CDS encoding serine hydrolase: protein MKPLLLTLFLLTTTTFGFSQGLTNAQIDELAQRTMQAFNVPGLAVGVVKDGKVVHAKGYGVRSLNSWEKTDEHTRFGIASNTKAFTATALGLLVDAGKLTWDDKVQDYIPEFKLYNPYVSEEFTIRDLLTHRSGLGLGAGDLMLWPDSSDFTLKDIIHNLRYLKPTSSFRTKYDYDNNLYLVAGEVVARVSGKSWEAFVEERILHPVGMTNSGATYYRLKDKTNVIDGHAAVEGTVKVVARHQSTVDAAAGSIYSSVADLNKWVQVLLNQGQLPNGQQLMSKAVHQELWTPQTLMPVRSPGPYNTHFAAYGLGFSISDVKGYKQLNHTGGLEGMVTQITMIPELNLGIVVLTNQQEGGAFRAIADQIKDSYFQMTGTDRVTQYAQARQQALANAGNVTSAIWKDIATAQKQQKKNPDYSAYIGTYRDPWLGEVTISLKNGGLWFDSKRSPKLTGQLFAYRGTTYVVKWKDRSLDADAFVNFSLDTQGRAAGMTMNAISPLTDFSYDFQDLNFTRTAPN from the coding sequence ATGAAACCCCTCCTTCTCACCCTCTTCCTCCTCACAACCACCACCTTCGGCTTTAGTCAAGGGTTGACCAACGCGCAGATAGACGAGTTGGCGCAGCGCACCATGCAGGCGTTCAACGTGCCGGGCCTAGCGGTGGGCGTAGTGAAAGACGGGAAAGTGGTGCACGCCAAAGGCTACGGGGTACGGAGTTTGAACAGCTGGGAGAAAACAGATGAACACACGCGCTTCGGGATAGCCTCTAACACCAAGGCGTTCACGGCCACGGCGCTGGGGCTGCTGGTAGATGCGGGCAAACTGACCTGGGATGACAAGGTGCAGGACTATATTCCGGAGTTCAAGCTGTACAACCCGTACGTGAGCGAGGAATTCACCATCAGGGATTTGCTCACTCACCGCAGCGGGCTGGGGCTGGGCGCCGGTGATTTAATGCTCTGGCCAGACTCCTCAGATTTCACGCTCAAAGACATTATCCATAACCTGCGCTACCTCAAACCCACGTCGTCTTTCAGAACCAAGTATGACTATGACAACAACCTCTACCTGGTAGCCGGCGAAGTGGTGGCCCGCGTCTCTGGCAAAAGCTGGGAAGCCTTTGTGGAAGAACGCATTCTGCACCCCGTGGGCATGACCAATTCGGGCGCCACCTACTACCGCCTCAAAGACAAAACCAACGTGATTGACGGCCACGCAGCGGTGGAAGGCACCGTGAAAGTAGTGGCCCGCCACCAATCTACCGTAGACGCCGCCGCCGGAAGCATTTACAGCAGCGTAGCAGATTTAAACAAATGGGTGCAGGTTCTCCTGAACCAGGGCCAACTGCCCAACGGCCAGCAATTGATGTCCAAAGCCGTGCACCAGGAACTCTGGACACCCCAGACCTTAATGCCGGTGCGCAGCCCGGGGCCGTACAACACGCATTTTGCGGCCTACGGCTTGGGCTTCAGTATCTCAGACGTAAAAGGCTACAAGCAACTCAACCACACCGGCGGGCTGGAAGGCATGGTCACCCAAATCACTATGATTCCGGAATTGAACCTGGGTATTGTGGTCTTGACCAACCAGCAGGAAGGCGGCGCGTTCAGGGCCATTGCCGACCAAATCAAAGACAGCTACTTCCAGATGACCGGCACCGACCGCGTGACCCAATACGCCCAAGCCCGCCAACAAGCCCTTGCCAACGCCGGAAACGTGACCAGCGCCATCTGGAAAGACATTGCCACCGCGCAGAAGCAGCAGAAAAAGAACCCAGACTACAGCGCTTATATAGGCACCTACCGTGACCCTTGGCTGGGCGAGGTGACTATTTCCCTCAAAAACGGCGGGCTCTGGTTTGATTCCAAGCGGTCGCCCAAGCTCACCGGCCAACTCTTCGCCTACAGAGGCACCACCTACGTAGTCAAATGGAAAGACCGCAGCCTAGACGCTGACGCCTTCGTGAATTTTTCCCTGGACACCCAAGGCCGCGCCGCCGGCATGACTATGAACGCCATCTCGCCGCTCACAGATTTCAGCTATGATTTCCAGGATTTGAATTTTACCAGAACTGCTCCTAATTAG
- a CDS encoding DUF4062 domain-containing protein, protein MRKTVFISSTYLDLKEERKKVWDSLEKFDVAVKGMEQFGARKTTPLETCLAEVEQSDIYVGIIGMRYGSEEPNSEKSYSQLEYEKAIERNLEILIYLIDEENSTVKPSLIQFDKIPKLNNFKAILKEKHTIDTFSNPQDLVSKLQRQFSEYLTPKKEAIIENEYDNTKKILDLFFLAPAIYSGREIKLKVKFTGKPKPVSKAICQNFNFEFGKTIVNQISVLFPVFEFKNFKYIFIEFRHLEDFIALDKEIEYEIFANILFKDEKVTSLTTDFRDRIERVYDENYYGVQDEYYDQEPPEPYYDILRIGDGQIALTLKDIKEQETASYKH, encoded by the coding sequence ATGAGAAAAACAGTTTTTATTTCATCTACATACTTAGATCTTAAAGAAGAAAGAAAAAAAGTTTGGGACAGCCTTGAAAAGTTTGATGTCGCTGTTAAAGGAATGGAGCAATTTGGGGCGAGAAAAACAACTCCTTTAGAAACTTGTTTGGCAGAAGTTGAGCAGTCAGACATATATGTAGGAATTATTGGGATGAGGTATGGAAGCGAAGAACCTAATTCAGAAAAATCTTATTCTCAATTGGAATATGAAAAAGCAATCGAACGAAATTTAGAAATACTAATCTATCTAATAGACGAAGAAAATTCAACAGTAAAGCCTAGTCTTATTCAATTCGACAAAATTCCTAAGCTGAATAACTTCAAAGCAATACTAAAAGAAAAACATACAATTGATACATTCTCAAATCCACAAGATTTAGTTTCTAAACTCCAAAGACAATTTTCGGAATATCTTACGCCGAAAAAAGAAGCAATCATTGAGAATGAATATGATAATACAAAAAAAATTCTTGATTTATTTTTTTTGGCTCCTGCAATCTACTCGGGCAGGGAAATTAAACTAAAGGTTAAATTTACCGGAAAACCAAAACCAGTTTCTAAAGCTATTTGTCAGAATTTTAATTTTGAGTTTGGAAAGACTATCGTAAATCAGATATCCGTGCTTTTCCCGGTTTTTGAATTCAAAAACTTTAAATACATATTTATTGAATTTAGGCATTTAGAGGATTTCATAGCTTTAGACAAAGAAATAGAATATGAAATTTTCGCAAATATTTTATTTAAAGATGAAAAAGTCACCTCACTTACAACAGATTTTAGAGACAGGATTGAGAGAGTATATGATGAAAATTATTACGGAGTTCAAGATGAATACTATGATCAAGAACCACCAGAACCATATTATGACATTTTGAGAATTGGTGACGGACAAATTGCCTTAACTCTTAAAGATATTAAAGAGCAAGAAACTGCAAGCTATAAACATTAA
- a CDS encoding DUF3800 domain-containing protein, translating into MKKAKIYIDEFGNTHLDLSKGGTFSHFVYTSVIISEDNEEKARLLRTEVCKKFKLGPDIKSNNLGDKKYFYKRLDILKYLVENLDFTIDVLVIDKKHIDREDGGLRFKKVFYKYFQKIFITKYNQLYDSYDIIPDKVGEEFASELELFVRNQAVFLDLFNQDRTYKISDDIKGEKLIQLADIISGSIGKIYCTSHASERMEDIFNIIHSRLSVQHFPYKSNYEIKTSEKDREKDVLIRRLSQDIIEKYVKSTEGKTESLGLNLVEYLAIQNRMDPRRLVPSYEILTYLRHFNPNLTDDKLRSTIRDLRYKGLFIISHKGQPGYKLASSYDDIIEHFNHFMRYVLPMLEKLKAINEKMTNSSFNELNPLEKDARFQLVKNLIGQIKSN; encoded by the coding sequence TTGAAAAAAGCAAAAATTTATATTGATGAATTTGGGAATACTCACTTAGACTTATCAAAAGGTGGGACATTCAGCCATTTTGTTTACACTTCTGTTATAATTTCAGAGGACAATGAAGAAAAGGCACGGTTACTTCGAACCGAAGTTTGCAAGAAATTCAAATTAGGGCCTGACATAAAATCAAACAATCTTGGGGATAAAAAATATTTCTACAAACGTTTAGATATTCTTAAATATCTAGTTGAAAATTTAGACTTTACAATTGACGTACTTGTAATTGACAAGAAACATATTGATCGTGAAGATGGAGGGCTTAGATTCAAGAAAGTGTTTTATAAATACTTTCAAAAAATTTTTATAACAAAATACAATCAACTTTATGATTCTTATGATATAATTCCTGATAAAGTAGGTGAAGAATTCGCGAGTGAACTTGAATTATTTGTTCGAAACCAAGCAGTTTTCCTCGACTTATTCAATCAAGATAGAACATATAAAATCTCTGATGATATAAAAGGTGAAAAACTTATACAGTTAGCAGATATTATATCTGGCTCAATAGGAAAAATATACTGTACAAGTCATGCGAGCGAAAGAATGGAGGATATATTTAATATTATACATTCAAGATTATCAGTACAACATTTTCCTTATAAATCAAATTACGAAATTAAAACTTCAGAAAAGGATAGAGAAAAAGATGTACTAATAAGAAGGTTAAGTCAGGACATAATTGAAAAATACGTAAAGTCTACTGAAGGCAAAACTGAAAGTTTAGGTCTTAACTTAGTAGAATATTTAGCGATTCAAAATAGAATGGATCCTAGGCGCTTAGTACCCAGTTATGAAATATTAACCTATTTACGTCATTTCAACCCTAATTTAACAGACGACAAATTAAGATCGACTATTCGGGATTTGAGATACAAGGGACTTTTTATAATTAGCCATAAAGGTCAGCCAGGTTACAAACTAGCCAGCAGCTATGATGATATTATAGAACATTTTAATCATTTTATGAGATATGTTCTTCCTATGTTAGAAAAACTTAAAGCCATAAATGAGAAAATGACTAATTCATCATTTAATGAACTAAACCCTTTAGAAAAAGATGCAAGATTCCAATTGGTTAAAAACTTAATAGGACAAATTAAGAGCAACTAA